A single region of the Malaclemys terrapin pileata isolate rMalTer1 chromosome 2, rMalTer1.hap1, whole genome shotgun sequence genome encodes:
- the NEFL gene encoding neurofilament light polypeptide, whose translation MSSFGYDSFFPAYKRRYAESPRLHIGTVRSSSGSSGGGGYGLSRSTYSSLSAPVSSVSVRRSYAASSASGCLLPSVESFDLSQVAAMSSDLKSIRSQEKAQLQDLNDRFASFIERVHELEQQNKVLEAELLVLRQKHAEPSRFRALYEQEIRELRLAAEEASGEKQALQGERESLEETLRGLQARYEEEILSREDAEGRLLEMRKGADESALARAELEKRIDSLLDELAFLKKVHEEELAELQAQIQYAHLSVEMEVSAKPDLSAALRDIRAQYEKLAARNMQNAEEWFRSRFTVLTESAAKNTDAVRAAKDEISESRRLLKAKTLEIEATRGMNEAMERQLQELEEKQNADIAAMQDTINKLENELRTTKSEMARYLKEYQDLLNVKMALDIEIAAYRKLLEGEETRLSFTGVGSITSGYTQSAPVFGRSAYSGLQSSSYLMSARSFPAYYSSHVQEEQIEVEETIEAAKMEVAKAAPPSEEGEEEEKEEAEEEEGGEEAEEEEEGAKEESEEAKEGEEEEEGGEEEEGEESQEAAEEAEDGEKKEEAAGEEEKKEKKKD comes from the exons ATGAGCTCTTTCGGCTACGACTCCTTCTTCCCCGCCTACAAGCGGCGCTACGCCGAGAGTCCCCGGCTGCACATCGGAACGGtgcgcagcagcagcggcagcagcggcGGTGGCGGCTATGGCTTGTCCCGCTCCACCTACTCCAGCCTCTCGGCCCCGGTCTCCTCCGTGTCGGTGCGCCGGAGCTACGCCGCCTCGTCGGCCTCGGGCTGCCTGCTGCCCTCGGTGGAGAGCTTCGACCTGAGCCAGGTGGCGGCCATGAGCAGCGACCTCAAGTCCATCCGCAGCCAGGAGAAGGCGCAGCTGCAGGACCTCAACGACCGCTTCGCCAGCTTCATCGAGCGGGTGCACGAGCTGGAGCAGCAGAACAAGGTGCTGgaggccgagctgctggtgctgcGGCAGAAGCACGCCGAGCCCTCCCGCTTCCGCGCCCTCTACGAGCAGGAGATCCGCGAGCTGCGCCTGGCGGCCGAGGAGGCCAGCGGCGAGAAGCAGGCGCTGCAGGGCGAGCGGGAGAGCCTGGAGGAGACGCTGCGCGGGCTGCAGGCGCGCTACGAGGAGGAGATCCTGAGCCGGGAGGACGCCGAGGGCCGGCTGCTGGAGATGCGCAAAGGGGCGGACGAGTCGGCGCTGGCCCGGGCCGAGCTGGAGAAGCGCATCGACAGCCTGCTGGACGAGCTGGCCTTCCTCAAGAAGGTGCACGAGGAGGAGCTGGCCGAGCTGCAGGCGCAGATCCAGTACGCGCACCTCTCGGTGGAGATGGAAGTGTCGGCCAAGCCGGACCTCTCGGCCGCGCTGCGCGACATCCGGGCGCAGTACGAGAAGCTGGCGGCGCGCAACATGCAGAACGCCGAGGAGTGGTTCCGCAGCCGCTTCACCGTGCTCACCGAGAGCGCCGCCAAGAACACCGACGCCGTGCGCGCCGCCAAGGACGAGATCTCCGAGAGCCGCCGGCTGCTCAAGGCCAAGACGCTGGAGATCGAGGCCACCCGCGGCATGAACGAGGCGATGGAGAGGCAactgcaggagctggaggaaaAGCAGAACGCAGACATCGCTGCCATGCAG GACACAATTAATAAATTAGAAAATGAACTGAGAACCACAAAGAGTGAGATGGCCCGTTATTTGAAAGAATATCAAGATCTTCTCAATGTGAAAATGGCTCTGGATATTGAAATTGCAGCATACAG AAAATTGCTGGAAGGTGAGGAGACACGGCTTAGTTTCACTGGTGTTGGAAGCATAACCAGTGGCTACACTCAGAGTGCCCCAGTCTTTGGCAGGTCTGCCTACAGTGGTTTACAGAGCAGCTCCTATTTGATGTCAGCCCGTTCCTTCCCTGCTTACTACTCCAGTCACGTTCAGGAAGAACAGATAGAAGTAGAGGAGACTATTGAGGCAGCAAAAATGGAAGTGGCCAAAGCAGCACCCCCTTCAgaagaaggtgaggaggaggagaaggaggaggctgaggaagaggagggaggagaagaagctgaagaagaggaagaag GTGCCAAGGAGGAATCTGAGGAAGCCAAagagggtgaggaggaggaggaaggaggagaagaggaagaaggaGAGGAATCCCAAGAGGCTGCTGAGGAAGCTGAAGATGGGGAGAAgaaggaagaggcagcaggagaggaagagaaaaaagagaagaagaaggATTGA
- the NEFM gene encoding neurofilament medium polypeptide codes for MSYTLDTLGNPSYRRVTESRATYSRASASPSSGFRSQSWSRGSPSTVSSPYKRSALGAQRVSYGSTVLSSSESLDLSQSSLLNGAGDFKLSRSSEKEQLQGLNDRFAGYIEKVHYLEQQNKEIEAEIAALRQKQAGRSQLGDAYEQELRELRCALEQVNHEKAQLQLDSEHVEEDIQRIKERFEEEARLRDETEATIRALRKDMEEASMVKVELDKKVQSLQDEVAFLRGNHEEEVAELLAQIQASHITVERKDYMKTDITSALKEIRSQLECHSDQNMHQAEEWFKCRYAKLTEAAEHNKEAIRTAKEEIAEYRRQLQSKSVELESVRGTKESLERQLNDIEERHNNDLTTYQDTIHQLENELRGTKWEMARHLREYQDLLNVKMALDIEIAAYRKLLEGEETRFSAFSGSITGPTFTHRQPMVTISSSKIQKSKAEPPKLKVQHKFVEEIIEETKVEDEKSEMDDVLVAIAEELATSARQEEQKKEEEAEGEEEEAMEEEIVAEKKAPEKAAAPKAEEEEEEEEKGEEEEEEAAKSDEAEEGGSEKEEAEEKSEKEEGEEAEQEEEEEGEAEAEGEEAEAETKKEKEPEGKSKKEAEEAAVEEKVEKVKASLAKSPPKSPAAEEAEEEQKEAGEEAEGESEEQKMEKESKEEETKEEKPGSPEKPGSPEKPGSPVKEEKAMVKETISVTKVTKVSAEKESKTKDGSSEGEESDQASKGSMKEDIAVNGEVDEKEEEKSKEKEIEEEDKGVVTNGLDVSPSEEKKGKSEEKVVVTKKVEKITGDDGDSTTKYITKSVTVTQKVEEHEESFEEKKMSTKKVEKVTSHAVIKQVKDSD; via the exons ATGAGCTACACCCTGGACACGCTCGGCAACCCCTCCTACCGGAGGGTGACCGAGAGCCGGGCCACCTACAGCCGGGCCAGCGCCTCCCCTTCCAGCGGCTTCAGGTCGCAGTCCTGGTCCCGGGGCTCCCCGAGCACCGTCTCCTCCCCGTACAAGCGCAGCGCCCTGGGCGCGCAGCGGGTGTCCTATGGCTCCACAGTGCTGAGCTCCTCCGAGAGCCTGGACCTCAGCCAGTCCTCCCTGCTCAACGGGGCCGGGGACTTCAAGCTGAGCCGCTCTAGCGAGaaggagcagctgcaggggctgaaCGACCGCTTCGCCGGCTATATCGAGAAGGTGCACTACCTGgagcagcagaacaaggagaTCGAGGCGGAGATCGCCGCCCTGCGCCAGAAGCAAGCCGGCCGCTCGCAGCTGGGCGACGCCTACGAGCAGGAACTGCGCGAGCTGCGCTGCGCCCTGGAGCAGGTGAACCACGAGAAGGCGCAGCTGCAGCTGGACTCGGAGCACGTGGAGGAGGACATCCAGCGCATCAAGGAGCGCTTCGAGGAGGAGGCCCGGCTGCGCGATGAAACCGAAGCCACCATCCGCGCCCTGCGCAAGGACATGGAGGAGGCCTCCATGGTCAAGGTGGAGCTGGACAAGAAGGTGCAGTCGCTGCAGGACGAGGTGGCTTTCCTGCGGGGCAACCACGAGGAAGAGGTGGCCGAGCTCCTAGCCCAGATCCAGGCGTCCCACATCACGGTGGAGAGGAAGGACTACATGAAGACCGACATCACCTCCGCCCTCAAGGAGATCCGCAGCCAGCTGGAGTGCCACTCCGACCAGAACATGCACCAAGCCGAGGAGTGGTTCAAGTGTCGCTACGCCAAGCTCACCGAGGCGGCGGAGCACAACAAAGAGGCCATCCGCACGGCTAAGGAAGAGATCGCCGAGTACAGGAGGCAGCTGCAGTCCAAGAGCGTGGAGCTGGAGTCGGTGAGGGGCACCAAGGAGTCCTTGGAGAGGCAGCTGAACGACATCGAGGAGCGCCACAACAACGATCTCACGACCTACCAG GACACGATTCATCAGTTGGAAAACGAGCTGAGgggtacaaaatgggaaatggcacGTCATTTGAGGGAATACCAGGATCTCCTCAATGTCAAGATGGCGCTGGATATTGAAATTGCTGCATACAG GAAACTACTGGAGGGTGAAGAGACAAGATTCAGTGCCTTCTCGGGAAGCATTACTGGTCCCACATTTACACACAGGCAACCCATGGTCACAATATCATCTAGTAAAATACAGAAATCAAAAGCTGAGCCGCCAAAGCTAAAGGTCCAGCACAAATTTGTAGAAGAAATCATTGAAGAGACAAAGGTGGAGGATGAAAAATCTGAAATGGATGATGTCCTGGTAGCTATTGCAGAGGAATTGGCAACCAGTGCCAGGCAGGAAGAACAGAAGAAGGAAGAAGAagcagaaggggaagaggaagaagccATGGAAGAGGAAATTGTAGCTGAAAAGAAAGCTCCAGAGAAAGCAGCTGCACCCAaagctgaagaagaagaagaagaagaagagaagggagaggaggaggaggaggaggctgcaaaATCTGATGAAGCAGAAGAAGGAGGTTCTGAAAAAGAAGAAGCAGAGGAAAAGAGTGaaaaggaagagggagaggaggctgagcaggaagaagaagaagaaggtgaGGCCGAAGCTGAAGGAGAAGAAGCTGAGGCTGAGACTAAGAAAGAAAAGGAACCTGAAGGGAAGAGCAAGAAAGAGGCTGAAGAGGCTGCAGTGGAAGAGAAGGTGGAAAAAGTAAAAGCGTCTTTAGCAAAATCTCCACCTAAATCTCCTGCAGCAGAAGAGGCTGAGGAAGAACAGAAGGAAGCAGGAGAAGAAGCTGAAGGAGAAAGTGAAGAACAGAAAATGGAGAAGGAAAGTAAAGAGGAGGAAAcaaaggaggagaagccaggaTCCCCGGAGAAGCCAGGATCCCCAGAGAAGCCAGGATCCCCAGTGAAAGAAGAAAAGGCTATGGTGAAAGAGACCATCTCGGTCACAAAGGTAACAAAAGTCAGTGCAGAGAAAGAGTCCAAAACAAAGGATGGGAGCagtgaaggagaggaaagtgaccaGGCCTCCAAGGGATCCATGAAAGAAGACATTGCAGTGAACGGGGAGGTggatgagaaggaggaggagaaatccaaagaaaaagaaattgaggAGGAAGACAAGGGTGTGGTCACCAATGGCCTGGATGTGAGCCCATCTGAAGAGAAGAAAGGGAAGAGCGAAGAAAAAGTTGTGGTAACCAAAAAGGTGGAGAAAATCACTGGCGACGATGGGGACAGTACAACCAAATACATCACCAAGTCTGTGACAGTCACCCAAAAGGTAGAGGAGCACGAGGAAAGTTTTGAAGAGAAAAAGATGTCCACCAAGAAGGTCGAGAAAGTCACTTCTCATGCTGTAATAAAACAAGTAAAAGACAGTGACTAA